A stretch of the Musa acuminata AAA Group cultivar baxijiao chromosome BXJ2-7, Cavendish_Baxijiao_AAA, whole genome shotgun sequence genome encodes the following:
- the LOC135616456 gene encoding la-related protein 6C-like, whose translation MKIMNKDPQGFVPMSVVASWKKIKSLGANHHMLIKALGTSTKLALSEDGKKIRRKQLFTERDKEELQSRTVVVENLPEDYSRQNLGKLFSVVGSVKNIRICHPQEPNSATSSKSDVLINNKLHALVEYESTEQAEKAVEKLNDERNWRKGLRVRTMLRCSPKSVIRSKKLDFDHFDLYAEDDRSPSSPTLGSPRIEHLLDHSTEDNQSGSRKGRGRGRAKSHGLLLQSHSESGLLPHSPHSGGALGHGEASSKQSPQGPRMPDGTRGFAMGRGKPLSPVLGRAPSPAAAGP comes from the exons ATGAAGATCATGAACAAAGATCCACAAGGCTTCG TTCCGATGTCGGTTGTCGCATCTTGGAAGAAGATAAAATCTCTGGGTGCAAACCATCACATGCTCATCAAAGCACTTGGGACCTCAACCAAGCTC GCTCTTAGCGAGGACGGCAAGAAGATTCGGCGTAAACAACTCTTCACGGAGCGAGACAAAGAGGAACTGCAG TCTCGCACTGTTGTGGTAGAGAACTTGCCCGAGGATTACTCACGTCAGAACCTTGGAAAGCTTTTCAGCGTTGTTGGGAG CGTGAAGAACATCCGGATATGCCATCCTCAAGAACCCAATTCTGCCACAAGTTCCAAAAGCGATGTGCTAATCAATAACAAG CTGCATGCACTCGTGGAGTATGAGAGTACCGAGCAAGCTGAGAAGGCA GTTGAGAAGCTAAACGACGAAAGGAACTGGAGAAAAGGCCTTCGAGTTCGAACTATGCTAAGATGCTCG CCAAAATCCGTGATAAGAAGCAAGAAATTAGACTTCGATCACTTCGATCTGTACGCCGAGGACGATCGATCACCTTCCTCTCCAACATTAGGCTCTCCTCGCATCGAACACCTACTTGACCACAGC ACGGAAGACAACCAAAGCGGTTCCAGAAAAGGACGGGGAAGGGGGCGAGCCAAGTCGCATGGACTACTGCTTCAGAGTCACAGTGAGAGTGGCTTACTGCCCCACTCGCCACACTCAGGCGGCGCCCTCGGCCATGGAGAAGCCTCGAGCAAGCAGAGTCCGCAGGGGCCAAGAATGCCCGACGGCACGCGCGGGTTCGCCATGGGTCGCGGGAAGCCGCTGAGCCCTGTGCTTGGACGCGCGCCATCACCAGCAGCAGCAGGTCCATGA